The segment TAGTAAAATAAGTTTTGGTGTATCATGTGCAATTGCAAAGATAAATGTGTAATAAGACAAAATGTGTTGTTATAGAATACTAAAAGATATGGCATGAATTATAGAAGtactatttatatacatgtatagatttaaatcatttttatgaatACCTGTTCTTCAAAAGCATACCCTCTGCATCAGTTGGGTATCAGTACCTATTCTACAGCATTGTCAGCATTTCTGATCCTTCATACAGCATTCGCAGTTGGCATTATCATTTATTAGCATTTTCAGCTGTTTTTTATCCTTTTGATTGGTAAGTTGTTAAAGGCTGACCTATTGTGTCGTCAACAAACTTTCCATTCACAAAGCCAATCCGTTTCAAGCAAATGTCTGTTAAAAATGATACTTTAATAACAAGTTGCTACACATGTATTTGGAAACAGAAATCCTTTATTTTAAATACTGTtagccaacttttattcgcgtgcaaGAATTTTCCCCGGGGTTAGCGAGAGCCTTGTCGTCGCAAATATTTCTCGCCACGAACCAATcctttgtctatagtttttataacaatacaggtctggataaggcttgatCACGAACATTAGTAGCGAACCAGTTTATCGACAGTTAATCGCAAAATAAAGCCGTcgcaaataaaaattggtttacagtaatatATACTATAGCTAAAAAACCTTATATTACAAAAACACccaagcattaaaaaaattatgaattcaagTCATTTTATTAAGTGAATACAAAATGATTTATAAAGCACATTTGACATCATAAACggtcaaaaatgttttagcataaCACAGTTTTGATAAAAGATTTCTCTTATGTCTGACTCAACATAAGGTAGTCAAACAGACAATGTAAGGACCAACGACCAATCAGAATACACTAGACGTACAGGTGTGGCCAATCAGAAATACTACACCCATCGTCAGACAGACATATAGACGATGTTAGGATCTATGACTAATTTTGACACACGACACATATCGTCAGACATAAACTTCATCTCTCCTTACGTTGTTGATGACGGCTTTGGTCAGATACCGTGACATGCCATGTTTGACGTCTAGCGGTGATTTGTAGAACATCTTGCTCTTATGAACTTCCCCTTTACCGAAGTCATAATTAGCAAAAAGCCTCCAATATAGTTTGTAAAATTATACTTTcacctaaaatataacacaaagATTCAAATCTTAAGTAATTGTGTTTATTTGGGTAGACaatattgttacaaaaatgtgtCTTGCGGATTTCATTAATGGAACCTACAATCAACAGGATTACTTACAATTATCATGATAATCAACAACTACAGTCATCAtgtcaatcatttaataatcaTGCTAGCCTATGATCGTTATGGTTTCAGTATATTGATATATGACagcaataaaaaagtttttatttatatacccAACATAACTAAATACATTagaattcaatataaaaatatagagaGTACAGTCAATGAAAACAACACACAAATAAGGAAGAAGACCCCAATAAAAAGGAAGCACGCATCTCAAGAAAAAAGAGAACAGTTTCCCGTACGTTTATGTCACTTCTAATTGATTTAAAGAGACCAGGAATCATAACTTTTCAATagatttttatgcaaaaaattgtaacttaaatcaaaatattcctGTTGGTTTTTTCACGACGATCGGATTGATTTAGCACactgatgtttaaaaaaacaaataagagGTAGGTAACTTCACTGTCTAGAGTtaatttggttttgtttttaaatatatccaACGATGGCTGTAAGACATTCCAAGCTTGGTATATAGTCTtatattgttgaaaaattaaatattttaaatcaaaaatatattccgaaaaagttttaaatctcGATAAATCTATAATTCactaagatatatatatatatatatatatatatatatatatatatatatatatatatatatatatatatatatatatatatatatatatatttactttattaagACCGCAGTTGTCACATTTGGTCGCAACTATAGAAGTTCACTGGTTTGATCCAGACACTGGTTTATGTCTCCGAGATTACAAAATAAGTACTTAATTCCATGATCccgaagttttccggtcaattttttctttgatacgtcgatcaatagaaaaattattatcttcatttcttatcatttaataaaacattttcaaatcataaaatgtgaagtgtcattgatcaaaaatgtaaataatgtaaacgaTGCGGCGCgtgtgaatacaaaacaacaacagcaacaatattcaaaatggatgcgccttcaccTGATGCAGAactattgagctgaatttaatggattaaactcAAACAGTGAGTTTAAATCTGAatcggctgaattgaaaacgaaaggaaaatacatgcgaaaGCTTGTGATGTTGTTCAATTTGCAGAAAGGTTCGTCAAAGCTGGTTTTCATGTGAGATAGCTGGAATATGCATCTGGGAATAACCATGCCAGAagaggcgatcgtggacgaaaatagtttATATGTCGACAAAAAagagtatgtataagcgacttttgtaaacgttagGTAAATAGATAGTCAGTGATGCACTTAAATGGATacctgccgcttggaatgcgctgAAGGAGTTGATGCACTACTCTCACAATAGCTTTGCTTTACGATGCTTATTCTGTTGACTATGTacgtatgtaaatttaaaactcatcgttaccaaatttgaacagagtgttaccgtgaaagtgtataggcctatatgttcgttaaaACTATTCCTGGAAAATGAACAGCCAGCTTCAcagtaaatgttgattgatctcaagcagacgaaatcgttagaagacgcttaatttacTATTTAGTGAATTAAATAATGTCTATTGAATATATTTGAAGgttatagttttaattttttatattttttaagttgtattttgtttgctgataattaaacagacacaactttacactttgttgacagtgtttctTTTGGAAACCCCCgctctataaatagtgttaaatCAGAACATATGAGAAAAGAAGATCCGgctaaaattttattgatgcaagtatcaaagaaatttttcggccaatcagaagcgccgatatttcatcaaacaaataaatattaaatgatattaattttatttgtcaatGTCCTTTCTTTTATAAGTGTGTTCTGACGTCTTCCAAAAATTATCTTGATTCATaatcatacatatataatttatttcttgttgtaacgcgctttgtgattggctaaaaaaattatgttatatcgtataaagaatgttgcctacgtcatagtaagactaacgtcaaaaacgtatcaatacgcctgacgttacgtttgaattttgtacaaaatttacgtcattttaaaggtaaaatgatcgtttttatctacaatgaagagtgaaaaaattaaattataagcaacgAATTCAATAGTTATTAGTTTTACACGATATGAAATGGTTGAAacagtttacactttttttttataaaccgcttcgcggtttataaagcgtaaactgccccaaaccattttatatcgtataaaacaaattaatattgaattcattcctaaaataaaaatttgaattaatctTGTTGGGTTTGTTTTTGctaaattgaaatacttttaaatCCTTTGTATGATGATTGTATAGtcaaaatattagaatttaaaagCGAGTATCTTTCGTTGTTTACGAGCTACCCTAACTCCCCTACCACTCCCTTAAAATGGctctacattaatttttttaattgaaaaatgaaaggaaaaatcATTAACGTGtcctcttttattttattttctaattaaaaGACCATAATTTATGATTATCTTTAGTTTTGgtaatgtatatgtaaaattataagtggtcgatatatatatatatatatatatatatatatatatatatatatatatatatatatatatatatatatatatatatatatatatatatatatatatatatataattctctttcaaattataaagaatGAATAAAGTCGAAGAATATATTACCTTTTTAGTATTTGAGAAAAGAAACTGTCAGAATAAGTCATAATTCCAGATTTAGTGTACAGGGCAATTCCTATTGCATTACTTCAGTTGGATGGCCGATACTTTATTATTTTGAGCTTTAAATCTATTTCtaatttgcaaatattttttgcaaatttattctataaatttgataatttatcagaaaactaaacgTGTCAAAATGTTAATAGGAATCAGAATGCCTGAAAAGGGGGTAAGTCATATAAAAGTATTTACCTTGCAACGAAGAAAGTAGCcctgaaaataatatatgttgtACAAGATATCTGAATGTTTATATGTTTaagaatgaaaagaaaaaaattcaatcacGCAAATTCTCTAACTGCGTCATCCTTATTCATTGTCCATTATCTTCGTCGAAGACCAAATTTCATTCAATGTTTAGATAACAAAGAGATTATGTATGTCCGTTCTAATTTATTACCATTTATAATGTAACTATGTCTTTTCATAAACAAAAGATCGGGCTAGGTATATAATGAATAGAGTATCTAATAAATAGAGAATGTAATAAAGTGGGAATGTAATAAATTGAAGTACACGaagtttttgttattaaatatcGTTACGAGCTATTTCCTTTTAAACTGCATTCAAAATTCGATCTTGTGacaaatttaaataatagtcTCAAAAAAATCCTTAATCAACACTCTTGAACAGCATTTCATAATCATTTGAGTAAGGGTTCAATTAAATTGCAAActgatttgataataaaatgcaTTAGGTTTTTTTGATTTACGATATTTTGGGcaatatttatttgtcatttacaGAGGTAAACTTAAGCTTAATCACAGAAACAATTGCTTGTGACATTCTAGAACAGCTTAACTCAAACAATGTGCAAcacttttttttcagttttgacGAAATAGGATTTTACGACTGGAATTCCATACACCAACCAGTATTAAAGACTTCATATAGATAGGAATAATATTTGAAGCAGATCTGACCAATTCTAACAAACCGGTGATGGGGTGATTTCTTGGAATTCTGATATTGACTTTATTGCTTGTATCAATAAATGGGCAGGCGTTGTTTGATGAAATGGGAGACAGGCAGAGATCTGCAGACTTCGCGTTACACTTCATAAGAACCGAGCTACAGCAATTTAGTCAAGGTATTGAAACGATTGTGACAAAACAACTCGAGAAAGTCGAAAATATCGAGGAAAAGATCAACAATATAATAGCGACACAGGGCAACGAAAGTCTCTCTACTATTCATACCGAGCAGAGACTCTTGAGGCAGGAAATGGTGTCTCTTTCGACCAGAGTTGATACTCTGTTGAACAATAGTGAACCCAATAATTTGATGAAAACCGAGAACGTTCCTTGACGATATAAGAAATGCTAGCTTGTATGTGGTCGAACAACTTTCTTCAGGAGAAGCTATTGATATGCTTAGAAATGTGGAAAGGATAAGCCAATTTCTTTCAAAGGTACATTACATAAACGGTTCTTATTGCGCGGGCATTTTGGAGAAATATCCAAACACCAGATGGAGGAACGGCGTGTATAATGTTACAGCTTCGTCAAATAGATCATAGGCCGTGTTCTGCGATATGACCACTGACAACGGAGGGTGGACGGtaaggtctctctctctctctctctctctctctctctctctctctctctctctctctctctctctctctctctctctctctctctctctctctgagttaCATGTGTGTCtctttgataaaagaaatagctTTTTCCAAagattaattcattttaagtcAGTTCAATAATGCAGTCATTGTTTatgcaataaattttttttgattggtgcttttgaaaaatatatgtttgtattgTGTTGTCGTAATTCGGAACAGGTGATTCAGCGGAGAGTAAATGGTTTGGTGGACTTTTACCGCAACTGGACGGAATACAAGAACGGATTTGGATATGCTGATCACGAGTATTGGATAGGTTTAAATTCTCTTTTTTTCAAGCTTTTTAAGGTACATTTGAATAGAAAATTACAAAACTGTTTaccttcaaatttttttaaatacactaaAATAGAACATTGTTGCGAAATAAGGGCACTGCTAtgatgttggttttttttttttttggtgcagTGCAATTGCATTTGTGGTAGTACATGTAGCACTGCCATTGGTTATATTGAAAGTGATCTGTCGGCGTGTAAACATAAAAAAGCGGACGGAACTCATCCATTTGTCATACTGAGCACCATTTTATTagcaaataaataaacacttttggtttaaaaaaaaagagtgaAGTATACCGATGTGTGAAAATAGAATGCAGAGAGAATTTTTTCGATTTGCCATGCTGATCCTCACTTTATTCTGTTTCTCATATAGGAGactttctttcaaaaatattaaaaggcaTTATTTTGAATCCGTTTTGCGACTGAAAGGAACTATATATATCTTTCTTAacattaaataaaggtctacTTGGTAGctgttataaatatattgaatgaTGAACGAAATTATTTTGACAAGAATTAGcaaacacacattttcaattacattaagTAATACGGTAGCTATCATTAGACATTGAATTTCTTTCCTAAGCGATTATTGTAATTAGctagattttcaaaaatatgcagcattgttgcaaccactattgaaataaaaccactattgaaataaattatttcaatagtagttgggaatgtatttcattagaaaaatcaccttgcaaccactattgaaataaaaccactattgaaataaattatttcaatagtggttggggacgtatttcattagaaaaatcactttgcaaccactattgaaatacaaccactattgaagtaATGTTTTAATAGAGGTTggggatgtacatgtattttatgataagaactactttacagacaccattaaaGTTCAACTactattaatttttgtttaattgtagATGGGAATGAATTACTTATAATCATAACTATGTAATCACTGTTACacatttggaaagaaagaagttgtatatcatatttgcaaactattttgaaatgcaagaaaTCTAACGAATAATATCAAATAGACAATTATGGTACAATTTTCACTGCTGTGTAGAAGTAAATAACCAATGCTCGCagataaacatgcatatacatttgtttttatttaacaaacaattcaaatacacaattaaggTACTAAAGACTTGCATATTTTATGGTAATTGTAATCAAGACTATGTGTAAATGTACTTAATTTAGGATTGTCACTGTTGTGCAGAAATAACCAATCTTCACAGATTAACATatagaattgttttcatatttttctttacctttctcTTTATATAGATAAATCATGTTTTAtggaaattgtaaattatttgtactagAAGACAACgttgtaaattgccagaacttctattcaaaaccCCTGCATATTAACATTTTACACCTTGTGCAACTCCTCTTTCAGCAGGTATTAATGTCTTTTGTCAAGATATTAGAAAGGAAATCAACCCCTATGTTTTTTCTCCCTTTGGATTGATCTTTCCTATTATTTGTTTACTCGAGCAGCAAAAGGTCATGTGTACGATAATAGTTCCTATAATGGAACCCTTACCTATATGGTGGCCAAAGTTGTTAGCTAATTCTATAGGGtcattttgtattgatgtaaaCGGTGAAAAAGAAATAGTTAAGATTCCATCTAAGAACGGTTTTGTGTTGGATAATTTAGGTTTGAGGTGGCCGTTGTTTGCTTTTATGGTTTTATTTGTGTGACTTATTTGAAGTTATTTCTACATCTGGTTTTTATTGCAGGATAATCCAGGACAAATTGAGATTGACTGGGACATAATAGATAGGAGGCTTTTGGAACTGGACGGGAATATTGATACTGATCTGATCCTCTAATCAACATGCTAGGATGTTTTGATTCTGTATAAAAAATTCTGAGCTGTTCTTACCTTGTATACAACACACTTAACTGTTCTGATCCTTAATCAATATTCTCAGATGTCATGATCCCTTATAAAACATTATCAGCTGTTTTGATTCTTTGATTCCTAATACAGCAATCGCAGCTAATATGATCCTGTATAAAGCACACTCAGCTGTTCTGATCCTTTATAAAGCATTCTTAGCTGTTTTTGGTCCTTTATAAAGCATTTCAACATGGATTGTAAAGATTTGAATTAAGAATTACCTCggtttgtttttgaaatataagcGATAGCCCTCGTTAAAATGGATGTCTTGTCATTTTttttcgagggggggggggggaggcggAAATGCacttattatttcaaattcagGAGAAACTGAAACGCAAATAATTACCTTTCGAACCTGTGTCTTTGTGTTGCTTAGTTTCCTTTCCATCTTTTTTTAGCACAAAGATTAATTAGGGCAAGGAAACGTGAATCAACGGTAATGATTGTGATAGTTTTGTAAAAGGACAAAACAGGTAAAAACTCGGTGATAGTCCTAGGTACCAGTGAATTTACTTCTTTATATTCGTAATACGTTGTATCTATTTAACgaatttgtaataattattttagcGAATTCGGTATATACCTGTTTTTTCACATGACTACCATTTGTGCTTATGGTTGCATGAAATATGCCTTGGTAAcctataataattaaattgtaaatttaaggATTTCTGAGAGAATAATCAATAGCTTCATTGGTAaggctttttttaaaactatgaaaCACTTCGATATAAAACTAGTTTTACTGAAAAGGTACGGTTATTCTTGTTTTCACTCACTGAGCAAGTGTATTCAAAACTTGCCGTACACTGTATATATCATCAACAAGgttagcatttaaaaaaaggaaataaagtcAGCCAGCggaatatttattttagatcaAAAGTGAATATACAACCTATAAAAATTCAAGATATATAATATCCAGAACGATAATATTTGCGGGTGTACATTGAGTTTGCACGCTTTACTTTTATAACTGTAGGGTAGGAGACAGGCGTGCAGCGTTACAATGTATAACTGCACACCaactttaattatttataattagacttttaaaattgcaaaggTTTCTGAATTTTAAACCACACATCCTCTCAAATTCGAGGAATGTATTTATGTGGACTCCGGAACCCAGGGACAGTCAGTTTCATAACTTCGAATTTCATAAACGTGGGCTGACTAATCAGTTAATATACATTACAAACTTCTCTCTTCACATTGATTGAAATGGTGTGGTCAGGATCTCATGTATATGatgcattttcatgaaactggtttttttttctttctgtataattatgatttaaaaatattaacaattaacAATGATTTGGAAAAAAAGTAGCATTGAGGCTGGCTTAGTAGTTTCCAGTACTttgagtactttgattattacacataattaataattaatatagtTTTACATTACTGAATATCGGAATGATAATGCTTCGAGTATCACCTGAATTAAGAATTATAATTAAGACATGAAAAAcctgattttaatttataaaagaacTGTTCTTCCATCATGTTTTCAATGCTAGGTTTTCCTGCACTCATGCGCAGTAATAAATGAATGGCGGACCACAATATATTTATcagacgtgtagcaaagtttagaGACAAATAACTAAAGACAGAACATGTTTTATGGGCCAAGAATTTGTGAAACG is part of the Magallana gigas chromosome 3, xbMagGiga1.1, whole genome shotgun sequence genome and harbors:
- the LOC105330805 gene encoding microfibril-associated glycoprotein 4-like, which translates into the protein MTTDNGGWTVIQRRVNGLVDFYRNWTEYKNGFGYADHEYWIGLNSLFFKLFKDNPGQIEIDWDIIDRRLLELDGNIDTDLIL